One stretch of Anopheles arabiensis isolate DONGOLA unplaced genomic scaffold, AaraD3 Autosomal_pericentromeric_contig0002, whole genome shotgun sequence DNA includes these proteins:
- the LOC120908258 gene encoding uncharacterized protein LOC120908258, producing MSQEDSLFFIQQVQMRECLWNRRDIHYKNKIKQADAWASIGELMGKDPFELRQKWQSLQSSFRHFKGVYKSSEQTGSAAQPNRKKWFAYDAMSFMSVTNECGTTVDTLGSLRVMPTPQEMPSPEESLEIEWLYPENNFKEGIYTEEQTNPQTANETSPSSPANNEQTAAPEPPLPTITPHQQAGKTRKRRVEANLAYNEEVLQTPKTVSTVSQTLLNSINDEGSEEMRFFVSAAKEIESWSPKRRKGIVARVGTMISIERTARYEKYYNSE from the exons ATGTCTCAGGAAGACTCTTTGTTCTTCATTCAGCAAGTACAAATGCGTGAATGCTTATGGAACCGACGTGATATAcactataaaaataaaataaaacaggcCGACGCATGGGCTTCAATTGGAGAATTAATGGGAAAGGATCCATTTGAGCTGCGGCAGAAGTGGCAATCTCTGCAAAGCTCGTTCCGACACTTCAAGGGTGTTTACAAAAGCAGCGAACAAACGGGATCTG ctgCGCAAcccaatagaaaaaaatggtttgcatATGATGCAATGAGTTTCATGTCGGTGACCAACGAATGTGGAACTACAGTAGATACGTTG GGATCTCTACGTGTAATGCCAACCCCACAAGAAATGCCATCTCCGGAGGAATCGCTGGAAATTGAATGGCTTTATCCTGAGAACAACTTTAAAGAAGGAATATATACAGAGGAGCAAACGAACCCACAAACGGCCAACGAGACGTCGCCCTCGTCACCAGCCAACAATGAGCAAACCGCTGCCCCTGAGCCACCTTTGCCCACAATTACGCCTCACCAACAGGCTGGAAAAACGAGGAAGCGTCGGGTAGAGGCCAATTTGGCGTATAATGAAGAAGTCCTTCAGACTCCAAAAACAGTTTCAACAGTTTCACAAACTCTGTTGAATTCGATTAATGATGAGGGCAGTGAGGAAATGCGTTTCTTTGTCAGTGCTGCCAAAGAAATTGAATCATGGTCTCCAAAGAGGCGTAAGGGAATAGTAGCCCGTGTTGGTACTATGATATCTATTGAACGCACGGCACGTtatgaaaaatattacaacTCAGAATAA